caattcaaatttttcaattcaattcgctttattggcatgaacaaataCATGTTGtcaaagcacataagattcatacacatacattacatatatattcattacatattatattcattacatatatattaattacatatatattaattaaatattatatacattacatacatattcattacatattttatatatatatatatatgacatatatattcattacatattatatatattacatattttatacgcattaatgaacggtcttgtcacccatacagcatgtCTCAATGTCCTCATTTGATGAGGTATGCTCAGAAAACCGtcacctaaaatcaaatattgtgggatggtgcgtccctcaggctgtgacaggcagacgcATATtaagcagccagaggagctgctgaccctcaagtttctcttctggggttaatgatgggaagtttggtactATTTGAGTAATTtctctgtagtgggaatctcttagtaaagagaacttgctacagtggaggaggaggtgcggtgcatctctgtctctatgtcccctgtagagcagtgagcacatagacgctcctctctgggcagccatctctgcctttctgtctttcttttaaataCTCAAAAGTAAAGGCCAGTcttgtttcccttttttcagAGTGGAGCAGGACCCTCACCAAGAGGAAAGAAAGGCCCATCCCACACTCCAAAACAGCATCGAGACAGAGGCATAGATTTCTACTTCTCCCGAAGCAAAAACCTGTGATCTTTTTTATAAAGCAAAAGAACCAACTAATGCCTCGATGACGGAAGCTCCAGTGATGCAAATCTGGACTGTTTCTGTACAATCTGAGTTCCACGTTGACGTATTGGCAGGGGGAAGTTGTTTGTTGAGGATTGGAGGAAATGCATGGATGTTCTAACACTTGAATACTTGAGCTTAATTTATCTTTACATGTCATCAATTCTTTGGAAGAGTCAACCTCATGAAACACCctcattttttgtatttcctgttatgctgcagaaacactgaaaaccacaaTGTGGTTTTAAGTTTTGAGAACCAGTTACTCCAAACAAATCTGCTTATGATTTTGGAAGGTTTGTCTTGtaaatgtctcctgtttcttaCAAAATTAGCTTTTCTGGTGTTAGTTTTCAGAGTTGTTCCTATTTATGGCTGTTTCTTAATAAAGCAGAGTTATTTCATGtgatttttaaatgacatttatACCATTATAACTCTCTTAGCATTGCACTTAACTTAAAAATTGATAccagattaaagctgctgttagtagtcacagagtaaacatctgttcagagagagggacttcaaatgtcgacactacactgcaaaaactcaaaatcttaccaagtgaaattgtctcattttgagtcaaaatgtcttatcccacttgatttaagataaatttacttaacaaatCACATTTGAGCacgatagagggacttgttttaagacaaagcATCTTGAatatacatgcacacaatgaaacacctacttttgagcatagctggcttatcctaaaaaacaacatgaatattcgtatatccagctaactatgagaagacatatctcaaaatgctcaaattaaactttgtaatcttatttcaagtacaagatggtcttaaacctagagaagtgcagctataatacaactcaaattaaggtgaatatatctcaaatgaagaagttgacatgaaatgtaatagtgcaaaaacatttttttgagtgaaaaaatactaactgTTAttattcctgtcttattctgagacactaagctttaaaatactggtaaaatattgattaaaatagATTGatcattttaagatcacagttttctaaatattacaacttattttaagaaatcttactaagcaaattttcacttgttctattggcagattttttgcttatttcaaggtaaaagtaccttgaaataagtatttttcttcttgtttttggaggggcattttttccagtgtatccctcccaaccagatttccatTTAGCCCCCCcgacacagatcggcgtgtgcagtcatgatggTGCCGGACTCAACCGATCgtaggacgtagtaggggccaccacttaaccaatcaggacagaggattgaggattagctatgattggtccgtcataacgggaacgaggggaataataacattgcttgatacaaaggcattggaaaacgcagagatttcggaATAGTCTcgaattactccacttaccgatgagtaccgatgggtattatgacccttttctccaaacccagcaggaaaaaagtaacattttttttacaccattcctaccaacagcagctttaatttgcaATATTTACAAGAAAGGAAGTGAAAGAGCTGAAAGCACCACAGTGGCCAGTAATGAAACATCATTTTACTGAGGGAAATAATAACACATTATGTGCTCTTTAACTTCTGTTCAatctttcataaaaaaaatgaagtaaataCATGATTTAAGGCTATACAATCTCGCGGAAATATACTTCTGGTGACAGGTGTCTAGGAAATCTCCTCCCCCGTGTGACGCAAAGCGCGTTGAGACCAGATGGCATCACTTCCGTGTTGACTTGTCACGTAAACTTCACTTCTTTACACCACGCTGTGTCCACTCCTGTTACAGTTCTTCTCACCAACTTTCAAACATGGCGTGCAAGGTTGTGGACCTGGAAGCGAGCTTGGAGTCTGTTCCTCTCGTCGCCCTGAACGTGACCGTGAGGAGTAAGTTGGGACTTTACTTAAACCCTAAGAACACAGTGGCGGCAGACTGGATGGCTGTTGCGGAGGCCATGGGCTACACTTATCTGGAGATCCAGAACTTTGAAAGGACAAGAAGTCCTACAAGAACTATTCTGGACGACTGGCAGGCTCGATCTACAGATGCGACTGTAGGGAAGCTGTTGTCTATCCTGACGGAGGTGGAGAGAAAGGACATTGTGGAGGACCTCCGTACTTTGATTGGTAAGTATGATGTAGCCCACTTTGTGTTTACTTCCTACCTTATTTACATGCTGACCACCAATGCACTGTGTGTCGTCATTTATAGCCTAATATgtaccaaaattaaaatgaaaaagcaaaatgcatttatttttaattatctaaataTGTGCGCAGTATTTgactcataaataaaataaatatgcaataatcctatttgcattttaatcttcaacaatgctaattatgtcacacacaaaaaaaatgaaatagaaaatgacatttgcttttaattttcaaaaaaatccCCTCCTAAATTAGTAtcataattcatattttagatAAAAGAaaattctaaaaataaaatgcattcacagaaatgcttttGCACTCCATAAATTATTTACATGACTGAATTCctgttataaaaaatgttttcagtagtGGTCTAAAAAAAGTTATGTTGAAAACTCTCTCTAGCTTTCACTTCCGTTGAGACTGCACCACTTCATGAGTCCTCAAGGTGCTCTAATGACATTAATCATGCACTTTCATATTGTCAGATATTGGGATGTCATTATACAACTGCTTTGCTATTCATCAACTGCAGAATATCTGTTTTGTTACATTATGATTATCCTGGGAAATGTTAAGTGTTAATCCTATCAGGTATTACATTGCATCATATTGTTTCCTGAGTTACCCTGCAATGTCCACCCCTGTTATTCAGTACACTATCTATACTATCTCCCCAGCTTTATCATGAGCTAactttttcatgtgtgtttgttatatGCATCTTTTTTGGTACCAGATGAAGATGTAAGAAAATATTGGGAGAATCTGAAGAAGAACACTAAGCCCCCGGACCAGGTTCATGAGGTTGACAGCTGTGTCCCTTGGCCCACCACAGAGGGGTTTGGTATCACTCTGGAGGATGAAGAAGGTTGGTATTTGAAAAAGCTTTATGTCTAAGTATTTTCATAAGCTAAAATTGCATTCATTGTGTCACTTAAGGAACACATTTTGTATGATTCAGCACAACATAACTGAAAGCTGAAGTAGAGATTATTGTAGTCTGGTCAGTAATGATCATAGTAAAAAAAAGTGCCTTTGGAAGGTTATTGCTCCTTAGAAAATGTTTTAGGCCATTTAAAAGACTTTAACAGTTTGTGTCCCAACAatattttttgcagttttttcaAAACTTCAACACAACACCTTATCTTTGTAATATGGTCACAATGACACCAAGCAGTTTGCTCATATCAAATTTAAGATCGTGATggtggtgtttctgcagtaaagCTAAAGACAGGAAGAGGTTCAAATCGTCCTTTAATCAAACAAATCTTCTAAAGCTTGTCACAAACATGCATGTCCTGTTTCAACTTCCTTTCACGGTTTTGCTGTGTTGCTTGTGTTTTACTTCTGCAGAATAAACCTTACCTCTGTGTAATACTGTTGGCTTCATAAAGTTGAGTTATTGATTTGAATCTGACTGGATTGAACGCAGGTGCTCCTGAGCTGTTTGACGCCTTCATTTGCTACGACCACAGCGACTTTAATTTCGTCCAAAAGATGATCCAGGAGCTGGAGCAGACAGAGTGCAAGctgaagctgtgtgtgtttgatagaGATGTTCTCCCGGGCTCCTGTGTCTGGACCATCACTAGTGAGCTCATCGAGAAAAGGTGGAGTGTTTACAAATGTCAACCCTGTCTTTGTTAAGTTTCATTGTACTTCTATTATACTCACCCCAAAAAACACTGCCATATAAGTGCAACTGTGCTACTGAAACTCCAAGTGTGTCTGTTAGAGCGTGATTATTAGTGATTCTGATGCTATTTCATAAAGAACGTGTGTTATCACAGGATGTGCACCACCCACAAAATATAATCTGCAATCTGACACTAACATTTGTGGAGAGAAAAATTGAACGTTTACAGGAAccagaagttttttttatttttattgcagaAAGCTTTAGCTTCAGTAGTTTCATTAGATACAGAAATACACCTGAGAATAAAGACTTAAAAGACAGCTCATAGTCTCCTTTTCTGAAAATCTCCCTGATGTCTAGATCTAGCTGTTTGCAGCACTTCTTATATGTGTGAATGTACTGTATCCTGTCCAGGTGTAAGAGGATGGTGGTGGTGATTTCCGATGAATACCTTGACAGTGATGCCTGTGACTTTCAGACCAAGTTTGCTCTCAGTCTCTGTCCTGGTAATGCagatttatattatatttcaaaGCTctattttcctttgttttaaattctATACGCCCTTGCATCTATATaacttaccttttttatttgtttgctgTTTCAGGAGCTCGAAATAAACGGCTTATCCCAGTGGTATACAAGCCAATGAAAAAGCAGTTCCCAAGCATCTTACGCTTCCTCACCATATGTGACTACACTCGGCCATGCACACAGACCTGGTTCTGGAAACGGCTGGCTAAAGCTCTCTCACTTCCATAATCATGGACTGAACAGTGGATTGTGTTTGACAGGTGCATTTTTATTCCTCAAAAGGGAATTTTGGACAATTGCCAAAATTAAAAGTGGCCATATGCAATGTTGCTTGTGAGTCCCACCCTGCTGGTGTATAAATCTACTTTTTGatgaatacataaaataatcCTCCTGCTTGTGTTGCCCCTGAAAAGATGGTGGTTTCTGAATGTTATCACAAAGGAACTCAAGCTGCACAAGGACAACAAATACCAGCAAAGTTCTCCCTGCACATTccgtttttgttattttctaaaATGTGACTTATTGTATAAAAATAATATGTATTTGAGGCAACATGTACTAACTTATGAGTAAATGCTGCGGTCTTTCTGAGCAGGCTACTTCCTTTTATGAGTCAACCTTTAGAGGAAGATGAAgctaaagaggaagaggaagtgatATTTCCATTGTGATACTTTCACAAGTTTAACTTTACTGTCTGCTGCCACCTGCTTACTTGCATTTTGAAATCACCATGATGCCTGGTACCatgacttttacattttttatgatgtatttttta
This is a stretch of genomic DNA from Notolabrus celidotus isolate fNotCel1 chromosome 17, fNotCel1.pri, whole genome shotgun sequence. It encodes these proteins:
- the myd88 gene encoding myeloid differentiation primary response protein MyD88; the protein is MACKVVDLEASLESVPLVALNVTVRSKLGLYLNPKNTVAADWMAVAEAMGYTYLEIQNFERTRSPTRTILDDWQARSTDATVGKLLSILTEVERKDIVEDLRTLIDEDVRKYWENLKKNTKPPDQVHEVDSCVPWPTTEGFGITLEDEEGAPELFDAFICYDHSDFNFVQKMIQELEQTECKLKLCVFDRDVLPGSCVWTITSELIEKRCKRMVVVISDEYLDSDACDFQTKFALSLCPGARNKRLIPVVYKPMKKQFPSILRFLTICDYTRPCTQTWFWKRLAKALSLP